The Bacteroidota bacterium genome window below encodes:
- a CDS encoding MFS transporter — MNFLKNLNTFRAFQSRNYRLYFAGQSISLIGTWMQRTAVYWVIFSQTHSTFMLGLTAFATQFPSFALSLWGGVVSDRYNRYKVLLTTQIASLIQAVLLTVLIIVDPSSVWLILVISVVLGIINAFDVPARQSLVYEMIERKQDLPNALALNSSMVNLARLLGPAVAGIVLEKFGESFCFGINAFSFVAVIVSLLMMRLPKYVAKEHPKKISRDLNEGFKYLKQTPSIAIVILMLAFMSLLVLPFTTLLPVYAKVIFAGSASTFGFLNSFIGLGAISGAIYLASQKSGSNLKKILITNTVIFGAGLIIFSHMTNLPLALLFAAITGFGMMSQTTISNTLIQTRVAPEMRGRVLSYFVMAFFGMQPIGALIVGSVSQYIGTPNTILAEGIAALVILFFFLPYLRKDKIRREEEKVLENKTVEINSTPEELVIEEQIIEGQKRKMAAV; from the coding sequence ATGAACTTTTTAAAAAACTTAAACACATTCCGCGCTTTCCAGAGCCGTAACTACAGATTATATTTTGCCGGGCAATCAATTTCACTCATCGGAACATGGATGCAGCGCACGGCAGTTTACTGGGTAATATTCTCACAGACACATTCAACATTTATGCTCGGGCTTACAGCCTTCGCAACACAGTTTCCGTCGTTTGCATTATCACTCTGGGGCGGAGTCGTATCAGACCGCTACAACCGCTACAAAGTTTTACTCACAACACAAATTGCATCGCTCATTCAGGCAGTGCTGCTTACAGTTTTAATAATTGTTGACCCTTCATCAGTCTGGTTAATTCTTGTAATAAGTGTAGTACTTGGAATTATAAATGCATTCGATGTGCCTGCAAGACAATCGCTTGTGTATGAAATGATAGAACGAAAGCAGGACTTGCCTAATGCACTTGCATTGAATTCATCTATGGTAAATCTTGCAAGGTTACTCGGTCCCGCAGTTGCAGGTATCGTTCTTGAAAAGTTCGGAGAGAGTTTCTGTTTCGGTATAAACGCATTTAGCTTTGTTGCAGTGATAGTGTCTTTATTAATGATGAGACTTCCAAAGTATGTTGCAAAGGAACATCCTAAAAAAATATCACGTGACCTTAACGAAGGTTTTAAATATTTAAAGCAAACACCCTCAATTGCAATAGTAATACTTATGCTTGCGTTCATGAGTCTGCTTGTGCTTCCGTTCACAACATTGTTACCCGTTTATGCTAAAGTAATTTTTGCAGGGAGCGCATCAACATTCGGATTTTTAAACAGCTTTATCGGTCTGGGCGCAATATCCGGAGCAATCTACCTTGCTTCGCAAAAATCAGGAAGTAACCTGAAGAAAATTCTTATTACTAATACCGTCATCTTTGGGGCAGGACTTATAATTTTTTCTCACATGACAAATCTTCCTCTAGCGTTGCTTTTTGCAGCTATAACAGGATTCGGAATGATGTCGCAGACAACTATCAGTAACACTCTGATACAAACACGAGTTGCTCCCGAAATGCGGGGACGTGTATTGAGTTATTTTGTAATGGCATTTTTCGGAATGCAGCCTATAGGTGCACTGATAGTAGGTTCGGTTTCGCAATATATAGGAACTCCAAATACAATTTTAGCGGAAGGTATTGCAGCTCTTGTAATTTTGTTTTTCTTTCTGCCTTATCTGCGTAAAGATAAAATAAGAAGAGAGGAAGAAAAGGTTCTTGAGAATAAAACAGTGGAAATTAACTCAACTCCTGAAGAGCTGGTAATAGAGGAACAGATTATAGAAGGACAGAAAAGAAAAATGGCAGCGGTATAA
- a CDS encoding MarR family transcriptional regulator, with amino-acid sequence MNNLDDIKIASELRTVISRLNKVLRRETSNKEGLSLTERSTLFIIYQNTIVLPSELAAIEKVTSQSMSQIINKLLNLGYINKTDSKQDKRKTLVTLTSAGKEIVERIKKEREEWLANSINVKITTEEKEILAKSLDVLQKLVEN; translated from the coding sequence ATGAATAATTTAGACGATATTAAAATAGCATCGGAGTTAAGGACGGTAATTTCCCGCCTTAATAAAGTCCTCAGAAGAGAGACTTCCAACAAGGAAGGGCTCTCTTTAACTGAGCGCTCCACGCTGTTTATTATCTATCAGAATACTATCGTTCTGCCTTCTGAACTTGCCGCAATTGAGAAGGTTACTTCGCAGTCAATGTCGCAAATTATAAACAAGCTTTTGAATCTTGGCTATATCAATAAGACGGATTCAAAGCAGGATAAAAGAAAGACTCTGGTTACTCTTACTTCAGCGGGCAAAGAAATTGTTGAGAGGATTAAGAAGGAACGGGAAGAATGGCTGGCTAATTCTATCAACGTAAAAATCACAACTGAAGAAAAAGAAATATTGGCTAAATCACTTGACGTATTACAAAAATTAGTAGAAAATTAA